One genomic segment of Luteimonas galliterrae includes these proteins:
- a CDS encoding glutaredoxin family protein — protein sequence MLARAFINTGVVAVFLVGGFLLGSNLRRTYDRLFPEPDYVIGNYEELYDQAAKPVVIFSTSICKYCQYARELLRHENVAYQDFVIDKSADARRKFEALDGSGVPMLFIGNRRIVGFRENVIRDSLACIRQ from the coding sequence ATGCTGGCAAGAGCATTCATCAATACTGGCGTGGTTGCAGTATTTCTGGTTGGCGGATTTTTGCTGGGTTCCAACTTGCGCCGGACGTACGACCGGTTGTTCCCGGAACCCGATTACGTCATCGGCAATTATGAAGAGCTATACGATCAAGCCGCGAAGCCGGTCGTCATATTCTCGACTTCAATCTGCAAGTACTGCCAATACGCACGGGAATTGCTGCGGCACGAGAACGTCGCTTATCAGGACTTCGTCATCGATAAGTCGGCCGACGCAAGGCGGAAATTCGAGGCGCTCGACGGTAGCGGCGTGCCGATGCTGTTTATCGGAAATCGCCGTATCGTTGGTTTCCGTGAAAATGTAATCCGCGACTCTCTCGCATGCATTCGGCAATAG
- a CDS encoding class I SAM-dependent methyltransferase has product MLEIPPNRWLESDRYDSYIGRWSKLVAKRFIDWLDSAPALRWLDVGCGTGALTAAILDRAEPTAVMGFDSSYAFVNHTRARYIDRRASFEVGQAQALPFRTNFFDMAVSGLVLNFVSDQKAALKEMQRVVKPGGMTALYVWDYAGKMEMLRYFWDSAIAQDPDALPFDEGRRFPICDPDRLRTLFESTGFQDVAVRAIDVTTFFRDFDDYWHPFLGSQGPAPAYAMSLSEERRKSLRFRIKGSLPSNPGGGISLTARAWAVSGRVP; this is encoded by the coding sequence ATGTTGGAAATACCGCCGAATCGATGGCTGGAAAGCGATCGATACGATTCCTATATCGGCCGTTGGAGCAAACTTGTTGCGAAGAGATTTATCGATTGGCTCGATTCCGCTCCCGCTCTGCGTTGGCTGGACGTCGGCTGCGGAACCGGCGCCCTGACGGCTGCGATACTCGATAGGGCCGAACCGACGGCCGTTATGGGGTTTGATTCGTCTTATGCGTTCGTCAACCATACAAGAGCGCGCTACATTGACCGTCGTGCATCGTTCGAGGTGGGTCAGGCCCAGGCGCTTCCTTTCAGGACGAATTTTTTCGACATGGCGGTCTCCGGCCTCGTTCTGAACTTTGTCTCGGATCAGAAGGCTGCGTTGAAAGAAATGCAACGCGTCGTCAAACCCGGAGGAATGACCGCTCTCTATGTGTGGGATTATGCCGGCAAGATGGAGATGCTTCGCTATTTCTGGGACTCTGCTATCGCGCAAGACCCCGATGCCTTGCCCTTCGATGAAGGAAGGCGTTTCCCCATCTGCGACCCCGATCGGCTGAGAACGTTATTCGAAAGTACCGGGTTTCAGGATGTTGCCGTTCGCGCAATCGATGTCACTACGTTCTTTCGCGACTTCGACGATTATTGGCATCCCTTCCTCGGCAGCCAAGGTCCGGCGCCGGCCTATGCCATGTCGCTCAGCGAAGAGCGCCGCAAGTCGCTCCGCTTCCGGATTAAGGGTAGCCTGCCGAGTAATCCGGGTGGAGGCATAAGCCTTACCGCTCGTGCCTGGGCAGTGTCCGGCCGGGTGCCGTAG
- a CDS encoding TonB-dependent receptor, whose translation MRNHYQLLKRSTLGAALALCFAGGVQAQSNTAGTVSGRAASGDTITVTSSDTGFSRTISVGQDGGYRLSQLPPGKYTVTRKGSDGATNTRDVVVNVGTASNVDFVAPSAGDAAQLETVTVIGTGAINPIDVSSVESSTILTEEAIDRLPVGRDTTSVALLAPGTVRSDSFGNVASFGGSSAAENAYYINGFNVTNIRNGLAYNEVPFEGIAETQVKTGGYGAEFGRSLGGVVNVITKRGTNEWTFGGSAYYTPNSLRSSFRREDLGSDGRWGLVDAEHEQDELIYNVYGSGPILKDRLFLFALYQGNKTETDLYGTNFTNLRRGQFDKSNNDKGLVKIDWNITDSHVIELTAFRDREETTRDVFQLLEPWSKRLGAFQGTQSFVTGGDNYIAKWTGYFGDNFTLSALAGRGEYRNASITPNTDCPFVQDNRPGQPSRRGCAVAAAFSTEDAGDDRDAYRIDAEWVLGDHTLRFGLDREEINSIAKNESSGGISFTIDPVGDAPLPPGTIVPPGTTAIVTAREFSNGGEFSTKNQAYYLEDSWQISDTFLAYAGIRNESFENLNADGIVFAKKDDTWAPRLGFSWDVNGDSTTKVFGNAGRYYIPIMTNTNVRLSGAERDIQTYFVFDGTFSGGRFDTPVLGQQIARVVQSTGVAADPRSVVDDNLSPLFQDEYILGFQQQLTDKWSAGIRAIHRKMSSGMDDYCAYQAPHDWAAANGFSSTPDDEVDGEITSEADAIGEGTAHCFLMNPGQDLSANIDINGDGTLEKIKIPASALRLPTPTRTYNALEFFFERVWDGKWTMQGSYTWSKSIGNTEGYVKSDIAQPDAGLTQDFDFAELMENSYGYLPNDRRHALKIFGSYQIADEWRIGANLIVQSGRPLNCFGDFPEGRSKEKTLYTNSSFFCDGVAAPRGTRGRLDWTRNLGLQVAYEPKWAAGLWAKLDVFNVTDESTVTSVRERQSPRNRHLQPLTWQAPRSVRLSVGYDFSL comes from the coding sequence ATGCGCAATCATTATCAGCTTCTTAAACGCAGCACGCTTGGCGCGGCCTTAGCACTATGCTTCGCCGGCGGCGTGCAGGCGCAGAGCAATACGGCAGGCACGGTTTCGGGCCGGGCCGCCTCGGGCGACACCATCACCGTGACCAGTTCGGATACGGGATTCTCGCGAACCATCAGCGTAGGCCAAGACGGCGGATACCGTTTGTCGCAGCTGCCTCCGGGCAAATACACGGTCACGCGCAAAGGCAGCGACGGGGCGACGAATACGCGCGACGTCGTAGTCAATGTCGGCACCGCCTCCAACGTCGATTTCGTGGCTCCCTCCGCTGGCGATGCCGCCCAGCTCGAGACCGTGACCGTGATCGGCACGGGCGCAATCAACCCCATCGACGTGTCCTCGGTCGAGTCTTCGACCATCCTCACCGAAGAAGCCATCGATCGCTTGCCGGTCGGCCGCGATACGACTTCGGTCGCCTTGCTCGCGCCAGGCACCGTTCGCAGCGACAGCTTCGGCAACGTGGCCTCATTCGGCGGATCTTCGGCGGCCGAGAACGCGTACTACATCAACGGTTTCAACGTCACCAATATCCGTAACGGCTTGGCGTACAACGAGGTGCCCTTCGAAGGCATCGCCGAAACGCAGGTCAAAACCGGCGGATACGGCGCCGAATTCGGACGTTCGCTGGGTGGCGTCGTGAACGTCATTACCAAACGCGGCACTAACGAGTGGACATTCGGCGGCAGCGCCTACTACACGCCCAACAGCTTGCGGAGCTCGTTTCGCCGCGAGGACCTTGGCTCCGACGGCCGCTGGGGCTTGGTCGACGCCGAGCACGAGCAGGACGAGCTCATATACAACGTCTACGGCAGCGGCCCCATCCTCAAGGATCGGCTTTTCCTCTTTGCCTTGTATCAAGGCAATAAGACCGAAACCGACCTGTACGGCACCAATTTCACCAACTTGCGCCGCGGCCAGTTCGACAAGAGCAACAACGACAAGGGCTTGGTGAAGATCGATTGGAACATCACCGACAGCCACGTGATCGAGCTGACCGCGTTCCGCGACCGCGAAGAGACCACGCGTGACGTCTTTCAGCTGCTTGAGCCTTGGAGCAAGCGGCTGGGAGCTTTCCAGGGCACCCAGAGCTTCGTCACCGGCGGCGACAATTACATCGCGAAATGGACGGGCTACTTCGGCGACAATTTCACGTTGTCTGCGCTGGCTGGCCGAGGCGAGTACCGCAATGCGTCGATCACGCCGAATACGGACTGCCCGTTCGTCCAGGACAACCGGCCCGGCCAGCCATCCCGCCGCGGCTGCGCGGTCGCCGCAGCGTTCTCGACCGAAGACGCCGGCGACGATCGCGACGCTTACCGCATCGATGCCGAGTGGGTGCTCGGCGACCATACGCTGCGCTTCGGCCTGGATCGCGAGGAGATCAACTCCATCGCCAAGAACGAATCCTCGGGCGGCATCAGCTTCACCATCGATCCGGTCGGCGACGCGCCGTTGCCGCCCGGCACGATCGTGCCGCCGGGCACGACGGCCATCGTCACAGCTCGAGAGTTCAGCAACGGCGGCGAGTTCTCTACCAAGAACCAGGCTTACTACCTCGAGGACAGCTGGCAGATCTCCGATACCTTCCTGGCCTATGCCGGCATCCGCAACGAATCGTTCGAGAACTTGAACGCGGACGGCATCGTCTTCGCCAAAAAGGACGACACCTGGGCGCCGCGCCTGGGCTTCTCGTGGGACGTCAACGGCGATTCCACCACCAAGGTGTTCGGCAATGCGGGCCGTTACTACATCCCGATCATGACCAACACCAATGTTCGCTTGTCCGGCGCCGAGCGGGATATCCAGACCTACTTCGTCTTCGACGGCACTTTCAGCGGCGGCCGTTTCGACACGCCCGTGCTCGGCCAGCAGATCGCGCGCGTGGTGCAGTCCACTGGCGTGGCCGCCGATCCGCGCAGCGTGGTCGACGACAACCTGTCGCCGCTGTTCCAGGACGAGTACATCCTGGGCTTCCAGCAGCAATTGACCGACAAGTGGTCGGCGGGTATCCGCGCGATCCATCGCAAGATGAGTTCGGGCATGGACGACTACTGCGCTTACCAAGCCCCGCACGATTGGGCTGCGGCCAACGGGTTCTCCAGCACTCCAGACGACGAGGTGGACGGCGAGATCACGAGCGAAGCGGATGCCATCGGTGAAGGCACGGCGCATTGCTTCCTGATGAATCCGGGCCAGGACCTTTCGGCGAATATCGACATCAACGGCGACGGCACTCTCGAAAAGATCAAGATTCCGGCCAGTGCGCTGCGGCTGCCGACGCCGACCCGCACCTACAACGCGCTCGAGTTCTTTTTCGAGCGCGTTTGGGACGGCAAGTGGACGATGCAGGGTTCCTACACCTGGTCCAAGAGCATCGGCAATACCGAAGGCTATGTGAAATCGGACATCGCCCAGCCCGATGCCGGCTTGACCCAGGACTTCGATTTTGCGGAATTGATGGAGAACAGCTACGGCTACCTGCCGAACGATCGCCGCCACGCCCTCAAGATATTCGGTTCGTATCAAATCGCCGACGAATGGCGGATCGGCGCCAACCTGATCGTCCAAAGCGGCCGTCCTTTGAACTGCTTTGGCGATTTTCCCGAGGGACGAAGCAAAGAAAAGACGCTGTATACGAACTCGTCGTTCTTTTGCGATGGGGTTGCCGCGCCGCGAGGCACCCGCGGGCGCCTGGACTGGACGCGCAACCTGGGCCTGCAGGTCGCTTACGAGCCGAAGTGGGCGGCGGGCCTTTGGGCCAAGCTCGATGTGTTCAACGTGACCGACGAGAGCACGGTGACCTCGGTTCGCGAGCGCCAATCGCCCCGAAACCGCCATCTGCAGCCGCTCACCTGGCAGGCGCCGCGCTCGGTCCGCTTGAGCGTTGGCTACGATTTCAGTTTGTAG
- a CDS encoding OmpA family protein — MNKDGRLRDRRAACRRQNPTGAAEMKESNNVMRGIPLALCAVAMAAAFAGCTRHVSRDITPQGQAEEVVFPALDRIVLKEGTFPTKEALRQIGPAVTKDQLYDLVGRPHFREGFSAREWDYLFHFRNGDQVVTCQYKVIFDNGYRGQSFHWSPASCADQLKDGPNTADPKRFRISTDALFAFGRSGLDDMLPGGRDELLKMAEELKSSDASIVQVVGHTDFIGSDADNLRLSRQRAETVRDVLVRNGVSTDGLSAHGVGEAEPVKQCDGKLQHDALVACLQPNRRVEVIVKGFK; from the coding sequence GTGAACAAGGACGGCAGGCTGCGCGATCGCCGCGCAGCCTGCCGCCGCCAGAATCCAACAGGGGCAGCCGAAATGAAAGAATCGAACAACGTCATGCGCGGCATTCCGCTCGCGCTCTGCGCCGTCGCGATGGCCGCGGCCTTCGCCGGATGCACGCGGCATGTGAGCCGCGACATCACGCCTCAGGGCCAGGCGGAAGAAGTCGTCTTCCCGGCCCTGGATCGGATCGTGCTGAAAGAGGGCACGTTTCCCACCAAGGAAGCGCTGCGGCAGATCGGTCCGGCCGTCACCAAGGATCAGCTGTACGATCTCGTCGGCCGACCGCACTTCCGGGAAGGCTTCAGCGCGCGGGAATGGGACTACCTGTTTCATTTCCGCAATGGGGATCAGGTCGTCACCTGCCAGTACAAGGTGATTTTCGACAACGGGTATCGCGGGCAAAGCTTCCACTGGTCGCCTGCGTCCTGTGCGGATCAGTTGAAGGATGGGCCGAATACCGCCGATCCGAAGCGTTTCCGGATTTCGACGGACGCGCTCTTCGCATTCGGCCGGTCCGGCCTGGACGATATGCTGCCCGGCGGCCGCGATGAGCTGCTCAAGATGGCCGAGGAGTTGAAGTCGTCGGACGCGAGCATCGTCCAGGTCGTCGGCCATACCGACTTCATCGGGAGCGACGCCGACAATCTCCGGCTTTCGCGGCAGCGGGCGGAAACCGTTCGCGACGTGCTGGTCCGGAACGGCGTGTCGACCGACGGCTTGTCCGCACACGGGGTCGGGGAGGCCGAGCCGGTCAAGCAATGCGACGGCAAGCTTCAGCACGATGCGCTGGTGGCCTGCCTTCAGCCCAACCGCCGCGTGGAAGTGATCGTGAAAGGCTTCAAATGA